GACCGGAGCGCCGGTCCTTCCGGCGCTCTCCATCGCCAGCAGCTACGGCCACGGCACGTCGCTACCAGGCACGCTGTCCCTCTCACCCGAGCTCCTGGCGAGCCTGGCCCGCCAGTCCATCGAGTGGGCTGCCCTGTCTGGTCTGCGACGCGTGCTCCTGGTGAACGCCCATCTCGGCAACGAGTCAGCGCTCGGAGTCGCGACCGATCACATCCGGCTGCATCGCCCAGACCTTCGCGCTGGTGTCGTGGGCTGGTGGTCGGCCGATCCCGAGGTCATGGCCGAGGTACTGGCCGACGGCGACGACATCCACGCCAACCGAGCCGAGACGTCGCTCATGATGAAGCTCGCGCCGGACCTCGTGCGTCAGGATCGCATGGTCGGAGCGGACGACCCGGACCGTACCTCTCG
This genomic interval from Acidimicrobiales bacterium contains the following:
- a CDS encoding creatininase family protein → MRWADLAWPEIGDLSAQRAKEVGLLPVGATEQHGPHLPTGTDTIIATTLAEMVSARTGAPVLPALSIASSYGHGTSLPGTLSLSPELLASLARQSIEWAALSGLRRVLLVNAHLGNESALGVATDHIRLHRPDLRAGVVGWWSADPEVMAEVLADGDDIHANRAETSLMMKLAPDLVRQDRMVGADDPDRTSRLVFRYSAPSLSTNGVTGRPSEATPELGAWMLERTVAALCAVVERGRVEEPPLSEHVPLGSAGPVIAPETRTDEVVR